The sequence ATCCTAGAGTGCATTTTTCACCTTGACGACGACCTTTTTCACGCCATCGAAACCGTCTATTTTATTACTCGGATTATGTGCTTCCTTCGTAGTCACGATAAAGAAATTTCCGGGCTCCGCTATGTAAAAATTTCCGTTATCAATTGTATAAAAACCAATGTCTTTCGTGGCGCTATATTCTTGATTAACCGTTGCATTCGCTACCGGCATTACGCCGATTTTTTCTTTCCCTTTAACCACAAAATGAATGTCATTGTAGGTATGATGGGCTTCCCATTTTAACGGAGAGATTTCTCTCGGCGGTCCTTCACTGATTGTTGCATAGACATTCTCATCGTCGATTGGGTATTTACCGGCTCTTAGTCTGGTAAAATCAGTATCTCTCAGAAAAGCGAAGGCTTTGTCCCATGCGGCTTTGTTTGCGTGATATTGCTTCGCAAACTCCAGTTTATTAACAACCTGATAGGGCGTTGCTTTTAATCCATTCAACCAGACCTGACTATCATACCATTTAGCCGCCTTTTCTTCGGTCCATGCTCCATCAGACTGAGCGTTCGATACAGAAGCAACCAGCATTAATGCCATCAGCATATAAAAAGCCGTGGTGTGTATTTTTCTCATAGAATGAGTTTGTAAACGTATTTTTAGCTAATTCCATTAAGGGCCAGATATACAGTCAAAAGACAAGACAAATCCTATCCGGCAAGAAAGTGCTTACCGAACAATGCCGTCGATAAATTGCAGGTGTTTCAGAAAAAGCTTTCCCTGCATCACAACTGGAATTCTGGTATGATACAGGGAAAGCTCAATTAAGATTACCGGTCAGTGCTTAATTTTTGGCCACTTTTTTCACCTGACCAAGGCCAAATTGATCACCGGCCGCCACTGCCTTGCCCCCATTAAAATGGATCTCTACCATTTTTTCGCTCTGAACATCGTTGTAGTCCTGATCTTCCAGCGTGGTAACAATTTTGCGGGTCTTCACGTCGATGACATCGCCGGTTGATGGATAGGCATATTTGCCATCCACGCTGAAGGTGATCCAGCCGGGCATATCTCTGACCAGAATCGATGTTTTCTGAACGGGCGGCATGACCGTATTGTCAAATACATGCACCCGGTTGTTGGCACCATCACATAGCCAGATTTCTTTTTCATCGGGGGTCATGCCGATGCCGTGGCTTGGGCAGCTATGACGCTTAACCTCGCCAATATTGAATCCTTCAACAACGACACGATGCAGAAACTTTCCGGTAACGAGATCGCCGATTTCGAAGCCAAGCAGACCATTCACATTCACGTACACGAGCGTTTGTGATCCGTTTATCGTGAACGGGCGAATGTCAGCGGCAAACGGGCCAACCTGTTTTGTCACCGTATGGGTTTTAGTGTCGGCCACGTTCAGCATTGTCGATTTTAGACCCGCCAGATAAACGTAATTTCCATCGGGTCCATAAATGGTATTATGGGCTCCCGAATTGGTCACGATCTTTTTGATAATATCGCCCGTTTTGGCATCCAGTACGTTCCAGAACTCTTTTTCTAAAGAAGGCGCATAGATAATCTTGCCATCGGGTGAAATTGATATCCGATCTACACCACCTTCATATTCTTTCTCCCACAACACTTTTTCGGTCGTGATGTCGACACATTGGATTGCTTCCAGGGTGCTGATATAAATGCAATTGGTCGACAGGCTCACATCGACACCTTTTACATTGGATGGTTTCCCCTTTTTGTTAAGTCCTCCCGTTTTAATGAATTTTACAAACTTATGGTTATTGTCGATATCGAAGACCTGAATACCATGACCACCATAGCCGAGGTAGTTCCGAATACCCGGCGTAACCACATACAGATAGCGCTGTACTTTAGGAGCGGGTTTAGGAGCATGTACAGCAAGGTTATTTTTTGAAGTGGATATCCAGGCGGTTGCTGATAGCAGAAATACCCCGCTCATCAGGACAAGAAGCATATTTTTTTTCGACTTCATGAGTTTTACTTTTTGAGGTTAAAAATGGTTCTGGCATGTATACTGAAAGTAGGCACGGGCTCAATCATACCCTGGATTCTGCGGGAAAATTGCGCGGTTATTGACCAATTGAATTTGAGCAAATGGAATGGGCCACAATGTATTGTGAGGCTTCATACCATATTTCTGCATCACCGTGTAGGCCTGGCCGGTTCTTACCAAATCAAACCACCGGTGCCCTTCAAAGGCCAGCTCCATACGGCGCTCCAGGGCGATTTTATCCCGCATTTGCGCCTGCGTTAACGTAGCGTATGGATCAACACCGGCACGAGTGCGTATCTGATTCAGCAAAGGCAAAGCCGATGAGGTTTTTCCGTTTTCATTCAAGGCTTCGGCATACATCAATAAGACATCGGCATAACGAATAACTTTCCAGTCGGCTGGGCTGTCGTTGGCAGTGGTTATGCGTGCAATGTATTTGCGGGTATAGGCCGACATGTTGTTGGAGGAAATAAGAATCGGAATAAACTTACCCGTTCCGTCGGTATAGCCTCTTGAAGCCGTTATGTCTTTTCGTTTATCCTTGGCTTCAAACAAATCGAACAGCACCTGATGGGGTGTATTCTGATCATCGACAGAACCGGCAATCCCATAAAACGCAATCATCGACGTCACCTTAGGCGTAAAGCGGTTCGTGTAAATGCTTCCTTCTCCGCCTAATCCCTGCTCATACTCAATATCGAATATGTATTCGCTGTGGTGCTCGTTTTTGCTATAATCCCATAAATCGGCCCAGTTGGGGAGCAAGGCATAGCCCATTGTGGTTACTTCCTGGAGTTTCGTTTCGGCCTTCGCAAAATCTTTACGAGTCAGGTATACTTTCCCGAGCAACGCTTTTGCAGCTCCTTTTGTGGCCCGGCCAACATCGGGTCCTGTATAACTGGCAGGTAGTTTGGCTTCCGCATCGAGCAGATCTTTGATGATGATCTCATCATAAATTTTATCCACTTTTTCGCGGGGCGTTTTGTAGGATTCGTCGATGCTGATGGATTTCGTCACAAAGGGTACATCACCAAATATTCTGACCAGGTCAAAATAAGCCAGTGCCCTTAGAAATTCAGCCTCACCAGTATGCCGGTTTTTGTTGGTAATGCTGGCATCGGCCGTACTGATCCGTTCCAGCAGAGCATTGGCGCGGGTGATTGCTTTATAATAATTCCGCCAGGTATTAATGAGAAGTGCATCGTCATTAGCCAGCGTAAAATTGTCAACAGCCCCGGCTGTGCCTTTTACCAGTTCATCCCAAACATCGTCTCCGCGTATATCGCCAAAGTAATACATGTTCGCATACTGATCCTGGAAAATACCATAGACGCCAATGACCGCATCCTGGTAGTCTTTATCGGTTTTATACAGAACGTCAACCGTTACTGTATCGACGGGAAGTATTTCGATAAACTGTTTGGAACACGACGTTAACAGCAGCGAGAAGACAGCGATTAAGGGTAGGATCTTTTTCATTCTACGTAATTTTTAACTGATTAAAAACCCAGATTGATGCCAAAAATGAGACTCTTCGCCGTTGGGTAATCATACCGCTCATTACCTGGAGTAAGCGGGCTCGAATTCATGCTAACATCCGGATTGAAGCCAATGTATTTCGTGAAAAGAAATGGGTTATTGGCCGTCACTGTCAACCGTATTGCGCTGAATGTAAGCTTTTTAGCTACGTTTTCAGGTAAAGCATAGCCAAATGCGATATTGTTGATTCGCAGATAAGACCCATCATCAAGCCAGCGCTGGCTATACGTTCCCCGGAAATTACCCGTAGGCACATCGTTCGGCCGGACTGAATAACCATTACCCGGATCGGATTCCGATTTCCAGTAATTGTTCATGATGGCATATTGCCGGAATCGGGCTCTGTCGTTGGCCGACTGTTCTCTGGATAAGGCAAGCACGCTATTTCCCTGAACTCCCTGTAGGCTGACACTTAACGTAAAGTTTTTATACGAGAAATTATTGGTCATGCCGTAGTAGAAATCCGGATAAGGAGAGCCCATCACCGTTCTGTCGAAGCTATTGATAACGCCATCGGGCTTTCCATTGGGACCACTTACATCCACAAACCGAACGTCACCCACCCGCGATGCATCACGACCACCGGGATTCCAGAGAGGACCCTTATCCAGGTCAGCTTTCGTCTTGAATATGCCATCGGTCAGCCACCCATAAAACATACCTACGGGTTGGCCGATCATGGTAATATTTCCGCCCGAAATAATGGGATCACCGGAAGGACCTAACTTCGTAACCTGGTTGCGATACATGGAGAAGTTCAGGCTCGTCTGCCACCGGAATTTTCCCTCTACGTTTACGGTGTTTACGGCAAACTCCCAGCCGGTATTTTTGACTTCACCGATGTTTTTTAATGCCGTGTTGAAACCCGTAATATCCGGCACATTGACGTTTAAGAGCAGATCAGTGTTTCTGGAGCGGAAGTGATCGATCGTTAAGGCAAGTCGGTTGTTTAAAAAGCTAACATCGATACCCGCATTGATTTGTTCCTGTTTCTCCCAGGTCAATGCCGGATTACCCAGCCGACCGGCCGAAAAACCACCCACGCCTGTATTGCCCAGTACGTACTTTTCGTAGTTTATCGTCGCTAACTGATCATAGTTGCCGATATTATTATTTCCCGTTTTACCATAGCTGGCTCTTAATTTCAGTTCATTCAGGAAACGAAATTCCTTCATGAAATTTTCGTCTGAAACACGCCAGGCCAGGGCTAGCGAAGGGAATAAACCGAATTTATTATCCGACCCGAATCGGGATGAACCATCGGTCCGAATCGAAGCCGTTGCATAGTACTTACTGTTGTAGTTGTAGTTGATACGACCCAGGTAAGAAACCAGCGACCACTCGGCTATGTTGGATGATCCACCCGTCAGGAGACCACTAACAGCACTTAAGGTCGGAACCAGGTTATTCGGGTATCGATTACTAGTCAACGTATTGGATTCGAACGTTTCCCGCTGGGTTGTATACCCAACCAGGCCGGTGAAGTTATGCTTGCCTACACTTTTCGAATAATTTACGGTCGTTTCTGTAATCCAGTTTAAACGCATGGATGCGTTATCGGTACCCGACGCCAATTCATTCAAAAAAGCAGGTAATTGGGGTTTAAAGTAGCTGCCTTTTATGTTCATCAGGTTTATGCCCAACATAACATTCACCTTTAAATTGGGCATAATGGCATATTCGAGGAAGGTATTTCCCAAAAAACCAAATCCTTTCTGTCTTCCCTTCACTTCTTTGGCCAGAGCCAGCGGATTTTTACTGGTCACCACGGCATCCAATCCGTTACCAAAAGGATAATAGCTCCCATCCGGGTTAAATAACGATTGATAAGTTGGGATTACGATGGCATTGTATAAAGGGTTGTTTGTAATATCGCTGTACGTTGTCAGGTCCTCGGCACCCGCTCCACCAACATTTGTTTTATCGGTATAGGATGGGTTAAAGTTTACTTTTAATGAAAGTTTCGGGGTTAGTCTGGCATCAATATTGGCCCGGAACGAATAGCGTTTGAAATTGCTGTTCAGAATGATCCCGTCCTGATTCAGGTACTCACCACTCAATGCATAGCGTATGTTATCACTGCCACCGGTTGCGCTTAATTGATATTGATGTTGGGGCGCTGTACGCAATATGGCATCCAGCGGATCTTCGTTGGTCGTTATTTTACCCGACAGCACATCGACAATTGTCTGCGGAACGGGGGCTTTCCAGGTCGTTGGATTTCCCGATACATCATTCCCCTCGTCAATATTCCGATTGCGGACTCCATCCAGGTAGTGTTGAGCTTCTTCAAGACCTGTCTGATAAACCGGCATTTTCGCTATTTTCTGGAGGCCAAACTGATAGTTGAAATTGATAACGGCTTTGCCCGATTTTCCCCGCTTGGTATTAATGATCACGACACCATTTGAGCCGCGAGAGCCGTAAATGGCGGTGGCAGAGGCATCTTTCAGGACATCTATGGTTTCAACATCGTTTGGATTTAAGGTTTGTATACTTGAAATCGGAAACCCATCGACAACGTATAAAGGCCCTCCCCCTGCCGAAATGCTACCAACACCCCGAATTCTGATTTGCGGTGCCGCACCGGGTTCACCCGAAACGGGCTTAACCTGAACCCCGGCAATTTTACCCATAAGCGCCTGATCAACCCGCGGTACGGCCAGTTCCTGAATGGATTTACTGCCTACAGAAGCAATTGAGCCGGTTAGATCTTTCTTTTCGATCGAACCATACCCGATCACGACGATCTCATCAAGCGTCTTATTGTCTGTTTTCAGCACAATATCCAGCGAAGTCCGATTGCCAACGGTGACTTCCTGGGCCAGGTAGCCAACAAAACTAAAGATCAGGATGGCTGATGCATTCGGCACATCCAGTTTATAGTGTCCGTCAGCATCGGAGGTCGTTCCTTTTTGCGCGCCCTTCAACACAATACTCACCCCTGGCAACCCTTCGCCCTTATCATCTTTAACGGTTCCCTGAACGGTTATATCAGCCGTTTTTTCCTTGTCAACAGGTGCTTCAGAGCCACTATCAGACGACGACTGTCGGTTATCCGGCTCATTTTCAGGCTTGTTCAGCGCTTCAGGGGATATAGCCTGGACGGGTACACTGTTAACTTCCGGCTTTCCCAGTGGCTCCCTTGCCACAACGACATAGCCCCCGTTTTTTACTTTTTTGTAGCGTAATCCCAGCGGTTTTAAAATAGTGCTCAGGTTTTTCTCAATGTTCGCATTGAAATTAACAGCATCTGCATCCACGGTCAGCCCCTCTACGTTCCGATCCAGAAACAGGATATCGATGGCATAATGATCCTGTAGTTTTTTCAGAACATCTTTCAGTTTCTTCGAGGAAGTTTTTATTACAGCCTCCTTCTGCTGGGGTGGTTGTGCTCTGGCCAGCGTTTGCGAAAATCCAGGGCGTACTCCTCCCAGCGCCACTCCTGCCAGGAGTAGCACGCGTACAATTTTCTTCATAGTTTGTAGTAGGTTTTGGGGTTAATGAGCTTGGGTTATGATAATCGTATCTCCTTGCTGTCGATAACTCAGATTGGACGCACTCGCCAGGGTCTCCATCAGCTCGGCGGCACTGTAGGCCGTGAAGGCCCCCGAAATCGTCCACTGCGTCAACGCTTTATCCGGGATCTGAACCTGGATGCCATAGTTGCTGGCAAACAAACCGCTGATCTCGGCCAACGTAGTGCCATCAAAGACAAACCGATGCTCCTTCCAGGAGGTATAGTCCTGCGGTTTAGGGGTTTGCCGGAGGCTGATATGGCCTTTCTGATCGAAGGTGACCAGATTGCCGGGCTTCATGGTCAATTGCTTGCTGGTGGTGCCTTCCTGATACTTCAGCCGGACTTTGCCTTTGTTGAGTACCACTTTGGTGCCTTGCTCGCGGGTGTTGACCAGAAACTGAGTGCCCAGCACCAGTACTTCGAAATTTTTATTGGTCTGTACCACAAAGGGTTGATTGTCAACCAGGTGTTTGATGTCGAAATCAGCCTCGCCCACTAAGGCTACATGGCGGGTTTTACGGCCAAAGCCAAATCGGGGTACGCGTAAGGAGGAGTTGGCATTGAGCGTGACGTGGCTGCCATCGTCGAGGGTGAGGCTACGGGTTTCCCCGAAAGCGGTTCTGTGGGTGGCAAACAGGAGGGTATCTCTGAAGAAGAGCCCGCCCAGCAGGAGGATGGTTGCGCTAACGGAAGCGGCTATCATCCAGCGAAACCGGCTACTACTTAACCAACTAAATCTGGGTTCCAGCCAGGAGCTTTCCTGAGACTGTACATGTATATTTTGCTGGACAGCCATTCGTTGCTGATGCCGTTTGAAGGCGGCATTGGCATCTGCCATAAATTGCGGATTCTGGCTTTCCCAACTAGCCAGGCACTCGAAAAAGAGCTCTCGATTGCTTTCCTCTTTAGCCCACTCGTCAATGGCCTGTTTTTGCAAAGCCGTTGCCCGGCCAGCAAAGTAGTTGAAGAGTGCTTCTTTCGATACCTGGTTTTTCATGTGGAGATAGTTAATAGCATCATGACGGTTTTTATTAGAAAAAACACTTAGTCATGTGGCTAAAAAATAGAACTGGCTTACTACAAATAAGATCATCAGCCATTTGTCTTTCAGAGTGTTCTGAATCTGGCGCATGGCCTGATAAATATGGGCTTCGATGGTGCGGAGCGACAGATGCAGCTCATCGGCAATCTCCTGGTATCTCTTCCCTTCAAAACGGTGCATCACATATATCTGACGCCGTTTGAGCGGCATGGCATTGATGGCGTTCTCCACATCGTGGTACAACTCTTCATACTGGGTAATCGAGTCGGGGCTTTGGGTGATGTGGGCGGCAATCGAGTCGGCTTTATCCAGCGAGGTGGTGTGGCGCATCTCGGCCCGAACGTGATCGAAGGCCCGGTTTCGTACGGCCGTAAACAGGTAGGCCCGGTAGGAAATGGTAATGGACTGATAGCGCAGATTGGCATGAAACTCGTAGAAGATATCCGAAACGATATCCTCAGCGATGGCTTTGGAGGAGACATACCGAATAGCATGGCTGCACAAGAGGGCATAATACTGGCGGAACAGGAGGCTAATGCCCGCGTCAGGGTTCTGCTCAAAGGTTTTCCGAAGAAACAATTCGTTGTCCCATCGTGCCTGCTGCTCAGGGTCCTGGCCTGTCTGTTCTCGTGCCAAACCGGATGGTTGTTCTGCTGATTGATGCTGAGTTAGTTGCCAGATTTGTCCCATCTCTGTTGGTGAATGAAGCCGATCGTTCATTTCTGTACCCTCTCTTAGTCAATAACACGGAGTTGTCTATTTTCTAAGAAAGCCTATATGCTAATAAGACTGATAGGCCACCCAAAAACACTTAGTCTTATTTGATTATTTTTTTGAAAAATTGAATTAAAAAATGGAGACCTTCTATTTCAACCTTATTTATGCTAACGGTCACTTACTAAATCGGCACGATTTGAGAGTGTCAACGCACCGATTATCACCTAAACTCTCGTGAACTCCCCGGCAGTTGTAGTTGGATTAGCCTATTACCTGGCCAAAAAGTTGATGGTACATTAAATAGCTATTCAGCAAAAAAAAGCCCGGTCCAATGTAAATTGGACCGGGTGGGAGTTGAAAGGTGTGGAAGTAAGCGAAAAGCTTTAGCCGTCTGATGCCCGGAAGTGGACCATTATCTATTACGCCAACTAGAACAAATCTGGATAACCTTCGGGTTATAACAGATCATTCCATCCAAATACAAAAAGTAACAGGTCAATACAGAAAAATATTACACCACTTAACCGATTGCTTTGTCATATAACAAGCTACATTGGCTATCAATCACCTGATTTCATATTTTCCACCGAGGACGATAGTTTGTGGAATAAAAAACAATCTCGAAAACAGTGTGCGTATGACCCAAAATTCAGATTAGATATATTGATTGATAATACTTTCGAGCCATTCCTGCTTGCCACTGCGCAATTGAGGTTCGCCATTTTCCAGTGTATAACTACGCAAATCGTCAAGCGTCAATTGCCCGGCTTCAAACGCTTTACCCTGCCCCTGATCAAAAGAGGCATACCGTTCTTTTCTAAATTTGAGGTAATCCGATTCACGTAAAATTGCATCAGCCACAATAAATGAACGGGCAAAAGCATCCATGCCACTGATGTGGGCAATGAATAGATCATCCAGATCCGTAGAGTTTCGGCGCACTTTGGCATCGAAGTTTATACCACCTGGTTTAATACCGCCCGCCTGATGAATGACCAGAGCCGCTTCAACCAGTTCATAAATATTGATTGGAAACTGGTCTGTATCCCAGCCATTCTGGTAATCGCCCCGATTCGCGTCAATGCTCCCCAGCATTCCGGCATCAGCCGCAATCTGCAATTCGTGGTCGAAAGTATGCCCAGCCAGTGTAGCATGGTTTACTTCGATGTTCAACTGAAAATCCTTGTCAAGCCCGTATTGACGCAAGAAGCCAATTACCGTTGCGGCATCGTAATCATACTGATGCTTAGTCGGTTCCATCGGCTTTGGCTCAATGAAAAACGTACCAGTAAAGCCTTGTTTACGAGCATAATCGCGCGCTATCGTCAAGAATTGAGCCAGGTGCTCTACCTCCCTTTTGACGTTCGTATTTAGCAGTGACATGTAGCCTTCCCGCCCACCCCAGAACACGTAATTTTCTCCACCCAACGCAATCGTTGCGTCAATAGCATTCTTTACCTGCGTTCCGGCATAGGCTAGAACGGCAAAATCCGGATTAGTCGACGCGCCGTTCATGTAGCGTGGATTTGAGAAGACATTTGCGGTTCCCCACAGCAACTTAACTCCACTTTCTGCCTGCTTTTGCTTCGCATAGTCGACAATGGTTTGCAGGCGTTTTTCGTACTCGCTTGCCGATGAACCCTCATCGACCAGATCAATGTCATGAAAACAGTAATAAGGTGCTCCAATTTTTGTAATAAACTCAAAGGCGGCATCCATCTTCATTTTCGCCCGTACGTTGGCATCCTGATCCTGATCCCAGGCGAAAACGCGTGTGCCAGGGCCAAATGGATCGCCCCCTGTTCCGGTAAATGTGTGCCAATAGCTGATGGCAAAGCGCAACTGCTCACGTAAGGTTTTACCCCCGATCACTAGTTCAGGATTGTACCATTTGAACGCTAACGGATTTTTCGATTTAGGGCCTTCGTAGGCAATGGAGCCAATCCCCTTGAAGTATTCCTGGTCGCCCAGTGTAATGTTTGACATGATGATTAATTGATTAGGCGTTAATTCACTCTGTTAGATTTGTTTGAGAACCCCAGCTTCGATGAGCCGACAACTCGACCAGATCCGTTTATGGCTAGCTGAACAAGCGTTCTTCTATTTAAAGGTGTAAATTTGACACTTATTTTTTAATTGTCAAATTGACACCTTTATTTTTATCATCAGAAAACCATGTTTCTCGTCTATTGGTAGGTTCTGGTGAATCAAACGTTGTTCTTAACTCTTGCGACCTGGAAAGGAAGGCATCCATTAACAAAAAGAACTTGACTTTTGATCGACTTGTCAGATTGCAGCTAGATTACTTTAGCTATAATTGACACATATAACAATAGAAGGCTGGGCAATATGGGAGATTTTCTATCCTGAGATTGCGCTGTACTTCGTCTTTATAACTTACTATAAATTAGTACTAAAATTGGAGTGATAAGTAGGTACAGTCTTCTGACTTTATAGTATAAATGCTGTGAGCTGTTTCGGATTCAACAAAAATAAAATCCCCTGTCTGCGCCCCTTTCAGCTCTCCATTAAGTTGCACCTGAACCGGGTGATCCAGGATGACAAGAATTTCTGCCGCCCGGTGAGAATGAGCCGGTTGCTTACCCAAACCAGCTCCGAGTTTCACGATCTGCGCGACCATGCGATTGCTCATTATAGTCGAATAAGCTTTAGTTTGTCGGTTCTCTCCCTCAGCTTTAGCACTCATCTCCTGCCAGTCGATCCAGAACGAGTCGCCAACCAGCCGATACAAATCCAGATCCGGCATTTCATTGGAGGTGTAGCGCATCAGGTAATAAGTTAGCGATTGGCTCGCTTTATTTTCTACCCGATAATCGTCTCCTGGCATGATTACCGCAACGCAACCGGGTCCCAGAATTTTGCGTTTGCCCCCAAGCGTCAGTGTTAATTCCCCCGTTTTGATGATCAGCACAGCCTCTTCATCAAGCTGTTGAGTAGGCTGGTTGGGCTGATTAGCCTTTAAGGTTATGTCTTGAACAATTAAGTGGGAAAAATCCCGGGTGGTTCCTTCC comes from Spirosoma aureum and encodes:
- a CDS encoding YhcH/YjgK/YiaL family protein, translated to MRKIHTTAFYMLMALMLVASVSNAQSDGAWTEEKAAKWYDSQVWLNGLKATPYQVVNKLEFAKQYHANKAAWDKAFAFLRDTDFTRLRAGKYPIDDENVYATISEGPPREISPLKWEAHHTYNDIHFVVKGKEKIGVMPVANATVNQEYSATKDIGFYTIDNGNFYIAEPGNFFIVTTKEAHNPSNKIDGFDGVKKVVVKVKNAL
- a CDS encoding YncE family protein, with amino-acid sequence MKSKKNMLLVLMSGVFLLSATAWISTSKNNLAVHAPKPAPKVQRYLYVVTPGIRNYLGYGGHGIQVFDIDNNHKFVKFIKTGGLNKKGKPSNVKGVDVSLSTNCIYISTLEAIQCVDITTEKVLWEKEYEGGVDRISISPDGKIIYAPSLEKEFWNVLDAKTGDIIKKIVTNSGAHNTIYGPDGNYVYLAGLKSTMLNVADTKTHTVTKQVGPFAADIRPFTINGSQTLVYVNVNGLLGFEIGDLVTGKFLHRVVVEGFNIGEVKRHSCPSHGIGMTPDEKEIWLCDGANNRVHVFDNTVMPPVQKTSILVRDMPGWITFSVDGKYAYPSTGDVIDVKTRKIVTTLEDQDYNDVQSEKMVEIHFNGGKAVAAGDQFGLGQVKKVAKN
- a CDS encoding RagB/SusD family nutrient uptake outer membrane protein yields the protein MKKILPLIAVFSLLLTSCSKQFIEILPVDTVTVDVLYKTDKDYQDAVIGVYGIFQDQYANMYYFGDIRGDDVWDELVKGTAGAVDNFTLANDDALLINTWRNYYKAITRANALLERISTADASITNKNRHTGEAEFLRALAYFDLVRIFGDVPFVTKSISIDESYKTPREKVDKIYDEIIIKDLLDAEAKLPASYTGPDVGRATKGAAKALLGKVYLTRKDFAKAETKLQEVTTMGYALLPNWADLWDYSKNEHHSEYIFDIEYEQGLGGEGSIYTNRFTPKVTSMIAFYGIAGSVDDQNTPHQVLFDLFEAKDKRKDITASRGYTDGTGKFIPILISSNNMSAYTRKYIARITTANDSPADWKVIRYADVLLMYAEALNENGKTSSALPLLNQIRTRAGVDPYATLTQAQMRDKIALERRMELAFEGHRWFDLVRTGQAYTVMQKYGMKPHNTLWPIPFAQIQLVNNRAIFPQNPGYD
- a CDS encoding SusC/RagA family TonB-linked outer membrane protein produces the protein MKKIVRVLLLAGVALGGVRPGFSQTLARAQPPQQKEAVIKTSSKKLKDVLKKLQDHYAIDILFLDRNVEGLTVDADAVNFNANIEKNLSTILKPLGLRYKKVKNGGYVVVAREPLGKPEVNSVPVQAISPEALNKPENEPDNRQSSSDSGSEAPVDKEKTADITVQGTVKDDKGEGLPGVSIVLKGAQKGTTSDADGHYKLDVPNASAILIFSFVGYLAQEVTVGNRTSLDIVLKTDNKTLDEIVVIGYGSIEKKDLTGSIASVGSKSIQELAVPRVDQALMGKIAGVQVKPVSGEPGAAPQIRIRGVGSISAGGGPLYVVDGFPISSIQTLNPNDVETIDVLKDASATAIYGSRGSNGVVIINTKRGKSGKAVINFNYQFGLQKIAKMPVYQTGLEEAQHYLDGVRNRNIDEGNDVSGNPTTWKAPVPQTIVDVLSGKITTNEDPLDAILRTAPQHQYQLSATGGSDNIRYALSGEYLNQDGIILNSNFKRYSFRANIDARLTPKLSLKVNFNPSYTDKTNVGGAGAEDLTTYSDITNNPLYNAIVIPTYQSLFNPDGSYYPFGNGLDAVVTSKNPLALAKEVKGRQKGFGFLGNTFLEYAIMPNLKVNVMLGINLMNIKGSYFKPQLPAFLNELASGTDNASMRLNWITETTVNYSKSVGKHNFTGLVGYTTQRETFESNTLTSNRYPNNLVPTLSAVSGLLTGGSSNIAEWSLVSYLGRINYNYNSKYYATASIRTDGSSRFGSDNKFGLFPSLALAWRVSDENFMKEFRFLNELKLRASYGKTGNNNIGNYDQLATINYEKYVLGNTGVGGFSAGRLGNPALTWEKQEQINAGIDVSFLNNRLALTIDHFRSRNTDLLLNVNVPDITGFNTALKNIGEVKNTGWEFAVNTVNVEGKFRWQTSLNFSMYRNQVTKLGPSGDPIISGGNITMIGQPVGMFYGWLTDGIFKTKADLDKGPLWNPGGRDASRVGDVRFVDVSGPNGKPDGVINSFDRTVMGSPYPDFYYGMTNNFSYKNFTLSVSLQGVQGNSVLALSREQSANDRARFRQYAIMNNYWKSESDPGNGYSVRPNDVPTGNFRGTYSQRWLDDGSYLRINNIAFGYALPENVAKKLTFSAIRLTVTANNPFLFTKYIGFNPDVSMNSSPLTPGNERYDYPTAKSLIFGINLGF
- a CDS encoding FecR family protein gives rise to the protein MKNQVSKEALFNYFAGRATALQKQAIDEWAKEESNRELFFECLASWESQNPQFMADANAAFKRHQQRMAVQQNIHVQSQESSWLEPRFSWLSSSRFRWMIAASVSATILLLGGLFFRDTLLFATHRTAFGETRSLTLDDGSHVTLNANSSLRVPRFGFGRKTRHVALVGEADFDIKHLVDNQPFVVQTNKNFEVLVLGTQFLVNTREQGTKVVLNKGKVRLKYQEGTTSKQLTMKPGNLVTFDQKGHISLRQTPKPQDYTSWKEHRFVFDGTTLAEISGLFASNYGIQVQIPDKALTQWTISGAFTAYSAAELMETLASASNLSYRQQGDTIIITQAH
- a CDS encoding RNA polymerase sigma-70 factor encodes the protein MNDRLHSPTEMGQIWQLTQHQSAEQPSGLAREQTGQDPEQQARWDNELFLRKTFEQNPDAGISLLFRQYYALLCSHAIRYVSSKAIAEDIVSDIFYEFHANLRYQSITISYRAYLFTAVRNRAFDHVRAEMRHTTSLDKADSIAAHITQSPDSITQYEELYHDVENAINAMPLKRRQIYVMHRFEGKRYQEIADELHLSLRTIEAHIYQAMRQIQNTLKDKWLMILFVVSQFYFLAT
- the xylA gene encoding xylose isomerase, translated to MSNITLGDQEYFKGIGSIAYEGPKSKNPLAFKWYNPELVIGGKTLREQLRFAISYWHTFTGTGGDPFGPGTRVFAWDQDQDANVRAKMKMDAAFEFITKIGAPYYCFHDIDLVDEGSSASEYEKRLQTIVDYAKQKQAESGVKLLWGTANVFSNPRYMNGASTNPDFAVLAYAGTQVKNAIDATIALGGENYVFWGGREGYMSLLNTNVKREVEHLAQFLTIARDYARKQGFTGTFFIEPKPMEPTKHQYDYDAATVIGFLRQYGLDKDFQLNIEVNHATLAGHTFDHELQIAADAGMLGSIDANRGDYQNGWDTDQFPINIYELVEAALVIHQAGGIKPGGINFDAKVRRNSTDLDDLFIAHISGMDAFARSFIVADAILRESDYLKFRKERYASFDQGQGKAFEAGQLTLDDLRSYTLENGEPQLRSGKQEWLESIINQYI
- a CDS encoding cupin domain-containing protein; this encodes MNTFLLVCIVISASFPAFSQAITSNVYAYNQSPIIKHTGYDERTLLEGTTRDFSHLIVQDITLKANQPNQPTQQLDEEAVLIIKTGELTLTLGGKRKILGPGCVAVIMPGDDYRVENKASQSLTYYLMRYTSNEMPDLDLYRLVGDSFWIDWQEMSAKAEGENRQTKAYSTIMSNRMVAQIVKLGAGLGKQPAHSHRAAEILVILDHPVQVQLNGELKGAQTGDFIFVESETAHSIYTIKSEDCTYLSLQF